One region of Motilibacter aurantiacus genomic DNA includes:
- a CDS encoding TVP38/TMEM64 family protein — MADGQARGTRRLGVPRGYALAGLVAAVVLVVLFVAVELTRPEILTDPSPWMDDGGPLAAVAGVGLLVADVLVPAPSSVVMTAHGALFGVPLGAALSLLGGTGATLVAFGLGRWGRHAVERRVRPEERARVAALLDRYGVLALVVTRPVPIVAEAVALLAGTTSMGWRAAVLGGVLGNVVPAVVYAVVGAQARSIAEQAVVLVLVLLLSLALWAVARGRTLPPAHRED; from the coding sequence ATGGCCGACGGACAGGCCCGCGGGACGCGGCGGCTCGGCGTCCCCCGTGGCTACGCGCTCGCCGGGCTGGTCGCCGCCGTGGTGCTCGTCGTGCTGTTCGTGGCCGTCGAGCTGACCCGGCCGGAGATCCTCACCGACCCCTCGCCGTGGATGGACGACGGCGGCCCCCTCGCGGCCGTCGCCGGCGTCGGGCTCCTCGTCGCCGACGTCCTCGTGCCGGCCCCCTCGAGCGTGGTGATGACGGCGCACGGGGCGCTCTTCGGCGTGCCGCTGGGCGCGGCGCTCTCGCTCCTGGGCGGGACAGGGGCGACGCTCGTCGCGTTCGGGCTCGGGCGGTGGGGACGGCACGCCGTCGAGCGCCGCGTGCGCCCCGAGGAGCGCGCCCGCGTGGCGGCCCTGCTCGACCGGTACGGCGTCCTCGCCCTCGTCGTGACCCGGCCGGTGCCGATCGTGGCCGAGGCCGTCGCCCTGCTGGCCGGGACGACGTCCATGGGCTGGCGCGCCGCCGTGCTCGGCGGCGTGCTGGGCAACGTCGTGCCGGCGGTCGTCTACGCCGTGGTGGGCGCGCAGGCCCGCAGCATCGCCGAGCAGGCCGTGGTCCTCGTGCTGGTGCTGCTGCTGTCCCTCGCCCTGTGGGCGGTCGCCCGAGGCCGCACCCTCCCGCCGGCACACCGCGAGGACTGA
- a CDS encoding MFS transporter — protein MYPLYALLFTDSGLSAAQVSALLAVWSAVAIVAAVPTGALADRFARRVALAAAGALQALGYVLWLVLPGFPGFAAGFVLWGLGGALASGALEALLYDGLAADGQSAAYPRLLGRVRAAGLLAQLPAAAGAAALFAAGGYALAGWVSIGLCAASSALALRLPEAERADDGEPGPGYAALLRAGLAEALSCPALRAAVVAVALVEGLDAFEEYFPLLARDRGVGTAAVPLALLAVPLAGAVGALAAGRARTPGRRRPAGVLAAAALVLLATPAVHGAAGIAAVAAFYGLYRWVLVLTEARLQDQVRGPARATVTSVAGLGSELAAFLVYLAWAVSGSLAVGVLVALVAAVLAGQRAR, from the coding sequence ATCTATCCGCTCTACGCGCTGCTGTTCACCGACAGTGGGCTGAGCGCTGCCCAGGTCTCCGCGCTGCTGGCGGTCTGGTCCGCGGTCGCCATCGTGGCCGCGGTGCCGACCGGCGCCCTCGCCGACCGCTTCGCGCGCCGTGTGGCGCTCGCCGCCGCCGGGGCGCTGCAGGCTCTCGGCTACGTCCTGTGGCTCGTGCTGCCCGGGTTCCCCGGCTTCGCCGCCGGCTTCGTGCTCTGGGGCCTCGGCGGCGCGCTCGCGTCCGGCGCCCTCGAGGCGCTGCTGTACGACGGCCTCGCCGCCGATGGGCAGTCCGCCGCGTACCCCCGGCTGCTCGGGCGGGTGCGGGCCGCGGGCCTGCTCGCCCAGCTGCCCGCGGCCGCGGGGGCGGCGGCGCTCTTCGCGGCGGGCGGCTACGCGCTGGCCGGCTGGGTGAGCATCGGGCTGTGCGCCGCGTCGTCCGCGCTGGCGCTCCGGCTTCCCGAGGCCGAGCGCGCGGACGACGGCGAGCCGGGGCCGGGGTACGCCGCGCTGCTGCGCGCGGGCCTCGCCGAGGCGCTGTCCTGCCCGGCGCTGCGGGCTGCGGTGGTCGCGGTCGCGCTGGTCGAGGGGCTCGACGCCTTCGAGGAGTACTTCCCGCTGCTCGCCCGCGACCGCGGCGTCGGGACCGCCGCCGTGCCGCTCGCGCTGCTGGCGGTCCCGCTGGCCGGGGCCGTCGGCGCGCTGGCCGCCGGGCGCGCGCGCACGCCGGGGCGGCGCCGCCCGGCCGGGGTGCTGGCCGCGGCGGCCCTCGTGCTCCTCGCGACGCCCGCCGTGCACGGGGCCGCCGGCATCGCTGCCGTGGCCGCGTTCTACGGGCTCTACCGCTGGGTGCTCGTGCTGACGGAGGCGCGCCTGCAGGACCAGGTGCGTGGGCCGGCCCGGGCCACCGTCACGTCGGTCGCGGGGTTGGGCAGCGAGCTCGCGGCCTTCCTGGTCTACCTCGCCTGGGCGGTGTCCGGCTCGCTCGCGGTCGGGGTGCTCGTGGCCCTCGTCGCCGCCGTGCTCGCCGGCCAGCGCGCTCGTTGA
- a CDS encoding DEAD/DEAH box helicase: MGRVTLADRIPPEPDPDVLFETFEAWAAGSGLALYPAQEEALLEVVTGANVILATPTGSGKSLVATGAHFAAMAEGRRTFYTAPIKALVSEKFFSLCATFGASNVGMMTGDASVNAGAPVICATAEILANIALREGAQADVGQVVMDEFHFYSDPDRGWAWQVPLIELPQAQFLLMSATLGDVTRFEQDMTRRTGRPTAVVSSVERPVPLHHYYVTKPLHETIEELLSTKQAPVYVVHFTQASAVERAQSLMSVNMCTKQEKDEIAALIGGFRFTTGFGRTLSRLVRHGVGVHHAGMLPKYRRLVELLAQAGLLKVICGTDTLGVGINVPIRTVLLTALAKFDGTRMRHLKAREFHQIAGRAGRAGYDTAGTVIVEAPDHDIENARLLARAGDDEKKRKRIVRKKPPEGFVSWSDRTFEKLVAAEPEPLTSSFKVTHSMLLNVIARPGDPYEAMRHLLTDNHETPAKQREHIRRAISIYRELLAAGVVERLPEPLPDGRTVRLTVELQANFALNQPLSPFALASLELLDRESPTYALDVLSVVESVLDDPRQVLAAQLSKAKGEAVARMKADGIEYDQRMELLEDVTYPKPLEELLGAAFEIYRRSHPWVADYELSPKSVARDLYERAMTFTEYVNLYSLNRSEGLVLRYLADAYKTLAQTVPDEAKSEPLDDLIAWLGELVRQVDSSLLDEWEELTNPSEAAAATASVSERVSGVTANARAFRVMVRNELFRRVELAALRRYDLLAELDAGAGWGFERWRDAVEAYFEEYPSLGTGPDARGPAYLHIGERPGSWAVRQVFDDPEGDHDWGIRAEVDLAASDEEGTAVVRVLDVGPLSAAGAGDDLDLDGEGDAV, encoded by the coding sequence ATGGGCCGGGTGACCCTCGCCGACCGCATCCCGCCGGAGCCCGACCCGGACGTCCTCTTCGAGACGTTCGAGGCCTGGGCCGCCGGCTCGGGGCTGGCCCTCTACCCCGCCCAGGAGGAGGCGCTGCTCGAGGTCGTGACCGGGGCCAACGTGATCCTGGCGACGCCGACCGGGTCCGGCAAGAGCCTCGTGGCGACGGGGGCGCACTTCGCGGCCATGGCGGAGGGGCGCCGCACGTTCTACACCGCCCCCATCAAGGCGCTCGTCTCGGAGAAGTTCTTCTCCCTCTGCGCGACGTTCGGGGCGTCGAACGTCGGCATGATGACGGGCGACGCGAGCGTCAACGCGGGCGCGCCCGTCATCTGCGCGACGGCCGAGATCCTGGCCAACATCGCCCTGCGCGAGGGGGCGCAGGCCGACGTCGGCCAGGTGGTGATGGACGAGTTCCACTTCTACTCCGACCCGGACCGCGGCTGGGCGTGGCAGGTGCCGCTCATCGAGCTCCCGCAGGCGCAGTTCCTCCTCATGTCCGCCACCCTCGGTGACGTCACGCGGTTCGAGCAGGACATGACCCGGCGTACGGGCCGTCCCACCGCGGTGGTCAGCTCGGTCGAGCGGCCGGTGCCGCTGCACCACTACTACGTGACGAAGCCGCTGCACGAGACGATCGAGGAGCTGCTCAGCACGAAGCAGGCGCCCGTCTACGTCGTGCACTTCACGCAGGCGAGCGCGGTCGAGCGGGCGCAGTCGCTGATGAGCGTCAACATGTGCACGAAGCAGGAGAAGGACGAGATCGCCGCGCTCATCGGCGGCTTCCGCTTCACCACGGGCTTCGGGCGGACCCTGTCGCGCCTCGTCCGGCACGGCGTCGGCGTCCACCACGCCGGGATGCTGCCGAAGTACCGCCGCCTGGTCGAGCTGCTCGCCCAGGCCGGGCTGCTCAAGGTCATCTGTGGCACCGACACCCTCGGGGTGGGCATCAACGTCCCGATCCGCACGGTGCTGCTGACCGCGCTGGCCAAGTTCGACGGCACCCGCATGCGCCACCTCAAGGCCCGCGAGTTCCACCAGATCGCGGGCCGGGCCGGGCGCGCGGGCTACGACACCGCAGGCACGGTCATCGTCGAGGCGCCCGACCACGACATCGAGAACGCGCGGCTGCTCGCCCGGGCCGGTGACGACGAGAAGAAGCGCAAGCGCATCGTCCGCAAGAAGCCCCCGGAGGGCTTCGTCTCCTGGAGCGACCGGACGTTCGAGAAGCTCGTGGCCGCCGAGCCCGAGCCGCTCACGTCGAGCTTCAAGGTGACGCACTCGATGCTGCTCAACGTCATCGCCCGGCCGGGTGACCCGTACGAGGCCATGCGCCACCTGCTGACCGACAACCACGAGACGCCGGCCAAGCAGCGCGAGCACATCCGGCGGGCGATCTCGATCTACCGCGAGCTGCTGGCCGCAGGCGTCGTGGAGCGGCTCCCCGAGCCGCTGCCCGACGGCCGCACGGTCCGGCTCACCGTCGAGCTGCAGGCCAACTTCGCGCTGAACCAGCCGCTCTCGCCCTTCGCGCTGGCCTCGCTGGAGCTGCTCGACCGCGAGTCCCCGACGTACGCCCTCGACGTCCTGTCCGTCGTCGAGAGCGTGCTCGACGACCCGCGCCAGGTGCTCGCCGCCCAGCTGTCGAAGGCCAAGGGCGAGGCCGTCGCCCGGATGAAGGCCGACGGCATCGAGTACGACCAGCGGATGGAGCTGCTGGAGGACGTGACGTACCCCAAGCCGCTCGAGGAGCTGCTCGGCGCGGCCTTCGAGATCTACCGGCGCAGCCACCCGTGGGTCGCTGACTACGAGCTGTCGCCGAAGTCGGTCGCCCGCGACCTCTACGAGCGGGCGATGACGTTCACCGAGTACGTCAACCTCTACAGCCTCAACCGTTCCGAGGGGCTGGTGCTGCGCTACCTCGCCGACGCGTACAAGACGCTGGCGCAGACGGTCCCCGACGAGGCCAAGTCCGAGCCGCTCGACGACCTCATCGCGTGGCTGGGCGAGCTCGTCCGCCAGGTCGACTCCAGCCTGCTCGACGAGTGGGAGGAGCTGACGAACCCGTCGGAGGCGGCGGCCGCGACGGCCTCGGTGAGCGAACGCGTCTCCGGCGTCACCGCCAACGCCCGCGCGTTCCGGGTGATGGTGCGCAACGAGCTGTTCCGGCGCGTGGAGCTGGCGGCCCTGCGCCGCTACGACCTGCTCGCGGAGCTCGACGCCGGAGCCGGCTGGGGCTTCGAGCGCTGGCGCGACGCGGTGGAGGCCTACTTCGAGGAGTACCCGTCGCTCGGCACCGGCCCGGACGCGCGCGGCCCGGCGTACCTGCACATCGGCGAGCGCCCGGGCAGCTGGGCGGTGCGGCAGGTGTTCGACGACCCGGAGGGCGACCACGACTGGGGCATCCGGGCCGAGGTCGACCTGGCCGCCTCCGACGAGGAGGGCACGGCGGTCGTACGCGTCCTCGACGTCGGCCCGCTCAGCGCGGCCGGGGCGGGCGACGACCTCGACCTCGACGGAGAGGGCGACGCGGTCTGA
- a CDS encoding DUF4230 domain-containing protein: MAAALLRPPAGRARGGLRLGLTLVLGLVVAAVLLAALRGVGLLGGLSNPFASTTVDRSGPAVMKALEDLDQYTGARANYEQIIEIEKDYKYVPSFVRGERTLFTAAGSVDGIVDFDKIGSGAVTVSEDGRSVTVTLPHATRGEPRLDAERSRVVSRERGVIDRSLSAFDDGGNDSEFYGLGQRKLAEAAAADQDLLPRTEENTRQMLSGLIKALGYEQVTVTFTEPSGAPAL; this comes from the coding sequence TTGGCAGCCGCCCTTCTCCGTCCCCCCGCCGGCCGCGCGCGAGGTGGCCTGCGCCTGGGCCTGACCCTCGTGCTCGGCCTGGTCGTCGCGGCCGTCCTGCTGGCCGCGTTGCGCGGGGTGGGCCTGCTGGGAGGGTTGAGCAACCCGTTCGCGTCGACGACCGTCGACCGCAGCGGGCCGGCGGTGATGAAGGCGCTGGAGGACCTGGACCAGTACACCGGCGCCCGGGCCAACTACGAGCAGATCATCGAGATCGAGAAGGACTACAAGTACGTCCCGTCCTTCGTGCGCGGTGAGCGGACGCTCTTCACCGCCGCGGGCAGTGTCGACGGGATCGTGGACTTCGACAAGATCGGCAGCGGTGCGGTCACGGTGTCCGAGGACGGCAGGTCCGTGACCGTGACGCTTCCGCACGCGACGCGCGGGGAGCCCCGGCTCGACGCCGAGCGCAGCCGCGTCGTCTCCCGCGAGCGTGGCGTCATCGACCGCTCGCTGAGCGCCTTCGACGACGGCGGCAACGACAGCGAGTTCTACGGGCTGGGCCAGCGCAAGCTCGCCGAGGCCGCCGCGGCCGACCAGGACCTGCTGCCGCGCACCGAGGAGAACACCCGGCAGATGCTGAGCGGGCTGATCAAGGCCCTGGGCTACGAGCAGGTGACCGTCACCTTCACCGAGCCCTCCGGGGCGCCCGCGCTCTGA
- a CDS encoding ABC transporter ATP-binding protein, with product MIEARGLTKVYGSKKAVDDLSFTVPPGIVTGFLGPNGAGKSTTMRMILGLDRPTSGQALVNGRPYAAAGVPLREVGALLDAKDVHGGRTARAHLTALALSNGLPRRRVDEVLELTGLTAVARNRVRGFSLGMSQRLGIAAAMLGDPEVLMFDEPVNGLDPEGILWIRNFMRSLAASGRTVFVSSHLMSEMALTADHLVVIGRGRLLADMGTQEFIARNSATTVRVRSPQADQLAAALAERGASARPVDGYLELTGLEPAVVGDLAAARGITIHELFQQRSSLEEAFMELTRESVEYHAEVPAGAGAKGGAA from the coding sequence ATGATCGAGGCCCGTGGCCTCACCAAGGTCTACGGCAGCAAGAAGGCCGTGGACGACCTGTCCTTCACGGTCCCGCCGGGCATCGTGACCGGCTTCCTCGGCCCGAACGGCGCCGGCAAGTCCACGACGATGCGCATGATCCTCGGGCTCGATCGGCCCACGTCCGGCCAGGCGCTCGTCAACGGACGGCCGTACGCCGCCGCCGGGGTGCCCCTGCGCGAGGTGGGCGCGCTGCTCGACGCCAAGGACGTCCACGGCGGCCGGACCGCGCGGGCCCACCTGACCGCGCTCGCCCTGTCCAACGGGCTCCCGCGCCGCCGCGTGGACGAGGTCCTCGAGCTGACGGGCCTCACCGCGGTGGCCAGGAACCGAGTTCGCGGCTTCTCCCTCGGCATGTCCCAGCGCCTCGGCATCGCCGCGGCGATGCTGGGCGACCCCGAGGTGCTGATGTTCGACGAGCCGGTCAACGGGCTGGACCCGGAGGGCATCCTCTGGATCCGCAACTTCATGCGCTCGCTCGCCGCGAGCGGGCGCACGGTCTTCGTGTCGAGCCACCTGATGAGCGAGATGGCGCTCACGGCCGACCACCTCGTGGTCATCGGACGGGGCCGGCTGCTCGCGGACATGGGCACGCAGGAGTTCATCGCGCGGAACTCCGCGACGACGGTCCGCGTGCGCTCGCCTCAGGCCGACCAGTTGGCCGCCGCCCTCGCCGAGCGGGGGGCCTCGGCCCGCCCCGTCGACGGCTACCTGGAGCTGACCGGGCTCGAGCCGGCCGTGGTCGGTGACCTGGCAGCCGCCCGTGGCATCACGATCCACGAGCTGTTCCAGCAGCGCTCGTCCCTGGAGGAGGCGTTCATGGAGCTCACCCGGGAGAGCGTGGAGTACCACGCCGAGGTGCCCGCGGGGGCGGGGGCGAAGGGCGGCGCCGCATGA
- a CDS encoding ABC transporter permease subunit: MSAPVAQRPQLPAGGATFGNVLRSEWLKLWSVRSTLWSVVVLVGVTVGLTTLIAWGVAFSWDDTSAENQATFEPVETALAGVTFGQLVAAVIGALIITSEYSTRGIRPTFISVPSRARVVVAKALVLLVVTLVVGLLTSFAAFFVAQLFFADFGGEASPGDPGVLRAVVGAGLYLAGSAMFGLALGTLVRHSAGAITATIALLLVLPGLTGLIPDFLGGEQINKWFVSNAGYAVMDVNPGPDSVGPWTGYLAFTLQWLALLLLGIWLVRRRDA, encoded by the coding sequence ATGAGCGCCCCGGTGGCGCAGCGCCCGCAGCTACCGGCGGGAGGGGCGACGTTCGGCAACGTCCTGCGCTCGGAGTGGCTGAAGCTCTGGTCGGTCCGCTCGACCCTGTGGTCGGTCGTCGTCCTGGTCGGCGTCACGGTCGGGCTCACCACCCTCATCGCCTGGGGGGTCGCCTTCTCCTGGGACGACACGAGCGCGGAGAACCAGGCCACGTTCGAGCCGGTCGAGACCGCCCTGGCGGGGGTCACCTTCGGCCAGCTCGTGGCCGCCGTCATCGGCGCGTTGATCATCACGTCGGAGTACTCGACCCGCGGGATCCGGCCGACCTTCATCTCGGTGCCGAGCCGCGCCCGGGTCGTCGTGGCCAAGGCCCTCGTGCTGCTCGTCGTCACGCTCGTCGTCGGGCTGCTCACCTCCTTCGCCGCGTTCTTCGTGGCGCAGCTCTTCTTCGCCGACTTCGGCGGCGAGGCATCGCCCGGCGACCCGGGTGTGCTCCGCGCGGTCGTGGGGGCCGGGCTGTACCTCGCGGGGAGCGCCATGTTCGGGCTCGCCCTGGGCACGCTGGTGCGACACAGCGCGGGGGCCATCACCGCGACCATCGCGCTGCTCCTGGTGCTGCCCGGGCTGACGGGCCTGATCCCGGACTTCCTCGGCGGCGAGCAGATCAACAAGTGGTTCGTCAGCAACGCGGGCTACGCGGTGATGGACGTGAACCCGGGCCCGGACAGCGTGGGCCCCTGGACCGGTTACCTCGCATTCACCCTGCAGTGGCTGGCGCTTCTCCTTCTCGGGATATGGCTCGTGAGACGGCGCGACGCCTGA